A genomic window from Glycine max cultivar Williams 82 chromosome 17, Glycine_max_v4.0, whole genome shotgun sequence includes:
- the LOC102667651 gene encoding uncharacterized protein, with amino-acid sequence MRSFSSTLASETDHKGKSDNSLARLPLPPAYKLELNSVPERNAGNVPFEWEKAPRRPKDESKLQTQDFEKPPFTSNFLLGRVSKTKQQSLAETRTGSTLSNSQSVASLDKKATKHSKAETREKESSGSNDGDEAYEDARDSLSRTESFFMSCSVSGLSGWDEQEVQPFGSFSSDHQKGRNFMIDRFLLAAKAMTSESPQYASKKAHIGQEQQKQRKKEVNTESPCPINQHRPKALPYYTQDIDGEESDDCSEYENYTTTTCGLCPRFCLLNPMPGLRMVERVPTNAAHGMQAKSAASHIGSSKEVLICVSYC; translated from the coding sequence ATGAGGAGTTTCTCATCAACATTGGCCTCTGAAACAGACCACAAAGGCAAAAGTGACAACTCATTAGCCAGACTTCCACTTCCTCCTGCTTACAAATTAGAGTTAAATTCAGTTCCAGAGAGGAATGCTGGAAATGTTCCTTTTGAGTGGGAGAAGGCACCAAGAAGACCAAAAGATGAAAGCAAATTACAGACACAAGATTTTGAGAAGCCTCCCTTCACTTCAAACTTTCTACTTGGGAGGGTATCAAAAACTAAGCAACAATCACTTGCTGAGACGAGAACTGGAAGCACActttccaactctcaaagtgtTGCATCCTTGGACAAAAAAGCAACAAAACATTCAAAAGCGGAAACTAGGGAGAAAGAAAGTTCTGGTTCAAATGATGGAGATGAGGCCTATGAAGATGCTCGTGACTCACTTTCTAGGACTGAATCATTCTTCATGAGTTGTAGTGTGAGTGGCTTGAGTGGATGGGATGAACAAGAGGTACAACCATTTGGAAGTTTCTCAAGTGATCACCAGAAAGGTCGCAATTTCATGATTGATAGGTTCTTGCTTGCAGCAAAGGCAATGACATCAGAATCTCCTCAATATGCTTCCAAGAAAGCACATATTGGACAAGAACAACAAAagcagagaaagaaagaagtgaatacAGAAAGTCCATGTCCCATTAACCAGCATAGGCCAAAAGCTTTGCCATATTACACTCAAGATATTGATGGGGAAGAAAGTGATGATTGCAGTGAATATGAAAACTACACAACTACAACTTGTGGCCTATGTCCTCGGTTCTGCCTTTTGAATCCAATGCCTGGATTAAGAATGGTGGAAAGGGTTCCAACAAATGCAGCTCATGGAATGCAAGCTAAATCAGCTGCTTCTCACATTGGATCTTCAAAAGAGGTATTAATTTGTGTGTCATATTGCTGA